From one Aeropyrum camini SY1 = JCM 12091 genomic stretch:
- a CDS encoding phosphoribosyltransferase family protein, whose amino-acid sequence MNSVYSTEGGSSSTSRKVRVRLMGGLRERVGREIIEVEGGELGWSAVLRKAVEQVEGLKEAIDEEGRPKPGYLVFVDGVDYRLLPEDQEVEEEVIVLPVTHGGSKEVSGRRVELIHLTWRDIEHAVSDVADKIVRSGFEPEVIVGILRGGIVPALLLADALGVKNIGVVEIKLYTSVGVRKPRPFLRQPLVIEVKDKNVLIVDDVSDSGLTLQHAIEAVDLYLPAQVKTATLYIKPWTNLVPDYYSKSLDKWIVFPWERREVEEELRASGYNV is encoded by the coding sequence ATGAATAGCGTCTATTCGACGGAGGGAGGTTCTAGCTCCACTAGTAGGAAGGTTAGAGTCAGGCTAATGGGAGGCCTTAGGGAGAGGGTTGGAAGGGAGATCATAGAGGTTGAGGGCGGAGAGCTTGGCTGGAGTGCTGTTTTGAGGAAGGCTGTTGAGCAGGTTGAGGGGCTTAAGGAGGCTATAGACGAGGAGGGGAGGCCTAAGCCAGGCTACCTGGTTTTCGTCGATGGAGTCGACTACCGCCTACTGCCAGAGGACCAGGAGGTGGAGGAGGAGGTTATTGTGCTGCCAGTAACCCACGGGGGTTCAAAGGAGGTTAGTGGTAGGAGGGTTGAGCTTATACACCTCACGTGGAGGGATATAGAGCATGCTGTTAGTGATGTCGCCGATAAGATAGTTAGGAGCGGTTTCGAGCCGGAAGTCATAGTTGGTATACTGAGGGGCGGCATTGTCCCCGCCCTCCTCCTCGCCGACGCTCTAGGCGTCAAGAATATAGGTGTGGTCGAGATTAAGCTCTACACATCCGTGGGGGTTAGGAAGCCGAGACCCTTCCTAAGACAGCCGCTCGTGATAGAGGTTAAAGACAAGAATGTTCTTATAGTGGATGACGTTAGCGACTCTGGTTTAACCCTGCAACACGCTATAGAGGCTGTTGACCTCTACCTTCCAGCCCAGGTAAAGACAGCCACACTATATATAAAGCCCTGGACAAACCTGGTGCCAGACTACTACTCTAAGAGCCTGGATAAGTGGATCGTGTTCCCATGGGAGAGGAGGGAGGTTGAGGAGGAGCTCAGGGCATCGGGCTATAATGTTTGA
- a CDS encoding 30S ribosomal protein S17e produces the protein MGKVRIRLVKRTARRLLEKYPDLFTGDFEHNKKVVSQLIEYRSKKLRNQIAGYITHLVNMAAKRKKAEEASARI, from the coding sequence ATGGGTAAGGTTAGAATAAGGCTTGTTAAGAGGACTGCTAGAAGGCTTCTCGAAAAGTATCCTGATCTCTTCACAGGCGACTTCGAGCACAATAAAAAAGTAGTATCACAGCTCATAGAGTATAGGAGTAAGAAGCTTAGAAACCAGATAGCAGGCTATATAACACACCTCGTCAATATGGCGGCCAAGAGGAAGAAGGCTGAGGAGGCGTCTGCTAGGATATAA
- the thsB gene encoding thermosome subunit beta, whose protein sequence is MAVQQPMTEPVGIPVIILKEGTQRSYGREALRANIMAVRAIAQILKTTYGPKGMDKMLVDSLGDITITNNGATILDKMDVAHPAAKMLVQISKGQEDEAGDGTKTTVIFAGELLKEAEKLLDINIHPTIIVEGYKEALRKASEVIESIAEPVSYDDVEKLKLIAKTSLNSKAVAEARDYFADLAVEAVRTIAEKRGDKWYVDLNNIQIVKKHGGSLRDTRLVRGIVLDKEVVHPDMPRRVENAKIALLDTPLEIEKPEIDLEISITSPEQIKALYEKQERILQEKIEKIAATGANVVITQKGIDDVAQHFLAKKGILAVRRVKRSDIEKIARATGARIVTDIDDLRPEDLGYAELVEERKVGEDKMVFIEGAKNPKSVTILLRGGFERLVDEAERALHDALSVVADAIMDGKIVAGGGAVEAEIAKVLYEYSSKLPGKTQLAVEAFARAVEALPQALAHNAGHDPIEVLVKLRSAHERPENKWYGVDLDTGDIVDMWSRGVLEPMRVKLNALKAATEVASLILRIDDVIAARKEEEEKEEKKGGEEE, encoded by the coding sequence ATGGCGGTTCAGCAGCCTATGACAGAGCCTGTAGGTATCCCAGTTATAATACTCAAGGAGGGCACCCAGAGGTCCTACGGCCGTGAGGCCCTCAGAGCCAACATAATGGCTGTAAGAGCTATAGCCCAGATTCTGAAAACGACCTACGGCCCGAAAGGCATGGATAAAATGCTGGTCGATAGCCTGGGCGACATCACTATAACGAACAACGGAGCCACCATACTGGACAAGATGGATGTGGCCCACCCTGCTGCCAAGATGCTTGTGCAGATAAGTAAGGGCCAGGAGGATGAGGCGGGCGACGGGACTAAGACCACCGTCATATTCGCGGGCGAGCTTCTGAAGGAGGCTGAGAAGCTTCTAGACATTAATATCCACCCGACGATAATTGTGGAGGGCTATAAAGAGGCCCTCAGGAAGGCCAGCGAGGTTATAGAGTCTATAGCCGAGCCCGTCTCCTATGACGATGTTGAGAAGCTGAAGCTAATAGCCAAGACCAGCCTCAACAGCAAGGCTGTAGCCGAGGCTAGAGACTACTTCGCGGACCTCGCAGTAGAGGCCGTCAGGACCATAGCCGAGAAGAGGGGCGACAAGTGGTATGTCGACCTGAACAACATACAGATCGTCAAGAAGCATGGCGGCAGCCTAAGGGACACCAGGCTGGTCAGGGGTATAGTGCTCGACAAAGAGGTTGTCCACCCCGACATGCCCAGGAGGGTTGAGAACGCCAAGATAGCGCTACTCGACACGCCTCTAGAGATAGAGAAGCCCGAGATAGACCTGGAGATTAGCATAACCAGCCCCGAGCAGATAAAGGCCCTCTATGAGAAGCAGGAGAGGATACTCCAGGAGAAGATCGAGAAGATCGCCGCTACCGGTGCTAACGTCGTGATCACCCAGAAGGGCATCGACGACGTGGCCCAGCACTTCCTGGCGAAGAAGGGTATACTGGCTGTGAGGAGGGTGAAGAGGAGCGACATAGAGAAGATAGCCAGGGCTACGGGCGCTAGGATTGTGACCGACATAGACGATCTCAGGCCCGAGGACCTCGGCTACGCCGAGCTGGTTGAGGAGAGGAAGGTCGGAGAGGATAAGATGGTGTTCATAGAGGGCGCCAAGAACCCGAAGAGCGTCACCATACTACTCAGAGGCGGCTTCGAGAGGCTAGTCGACGAGGCTGAGAGGGCCCTCCACGACGCCCTCAGCGTAGTGGCCGACGCCATAATGGATGGTAAGATTGTGGCTGGCGGCGGCGCCGTCGAGGCGGAGATCGCTAAGGTGCTGTACGAGTACTCCTCTAAGCTGCCTGGCAAGACACAGCTGGCGGTCGAGGCCTTCGCTAGGGCTGTTGAGGCTCTACCCCAGGCCCTAGCCCACAACGCTGGCCACGACCCGATAGAGGTTCTCGTCAAGCTGAGGAGTGCCCACGAGAGGCCTGAGAACAAGTGGTACGGCGTAGACCTGGACACTGGCGATATAGTGGACATGTGGAGCAGGGGAGTGCTAGAGCCTATGAGGGTTAAGCTCAACGCGCTGAAGGCTGCTACAGAGGTGGCCTCCCTAATACTGAGGATCGACGACGTCATAGCCGCTAGGAAGGAAGAGGAGGAGAAGGAGGAGAAGAAGGGCGGGGAGGAGGAGTAA